The region tggaataccaaatgagaaaaaatctgagGAACCAATTCCTAGTGCCGATTTGGCCACTTTGGCAATAGACTATGCAAGGGAGTTAGAAATGATAGTGTAAATCTTTAATAAAGAAGTATaataagaattataaaaaaaatctttacatgcgatacttgaaatttgtatttaagattgaataaaaaaaatgtccaaaacTGATTTCTCATATCTGTAAGGTACTAAAAAAAGAACAGTTTTATGCATATGACTATAAGTATTACTTCAATGAAACATTTCAGTTTTATCGTAAAGTATATTCCTGGAGgttgaaacaaatttgacCCGAGTTCTCAAAAATAACGCTCTGAATCATTCAAATGATACATAATGCAAATTATTCTGATCTAGTATGTTCAATATAAATCCAGCGTTTAGAGGTGGTCACGTGGATTCAAATCTCTTAGTacaacttaatttttttttttgtcatttttttggAGAACAGTAGAGGCACGACAAAATTTACAAGCttaaatattgttgtaatCAAAGAAGGAATAGTAATGATTCTAAAAATGTCACATTTCAAGAAATAAATCGTAAGGCTTGTCAAGTTTagtattttggaaaattatgataaatttaaaattccgTTGAATAAAACACATTCGAACGGAACGCTCCCAGCAGTCGCGAGGCCCTGATGATGATAAGTTATGTTACGGAGACATTGGGAGATATTGGGTGTTTAATTTCCACACGAGGTGGCGCTACCTGATTAAAATGGCTGACCAGAATAAATATGGAAGGCAAAATGAGAACAACCAATCAATGTTTACCCTTCTAAACATTGTTTATGAAACATTACATGAATGAGAATGGAGAGTAGGAAAAATCCATAAGCTCTATGTAATCGTTGTACGGATAACCTCTTCCCTCGTCACTGAAAGTCGTCGCTTAAATCGAGAGCTGTTGCCTCTAGCCGGAGTTCTCGATCTGCGCCATGACAATAAGTTTGATAATTTCGTGACGACTTGCCGTCAAGTCCACAGTATCTAGTTATGAGGATCTTGACTAGAATATATATCTGTGTCAAGTTTAGTGCTGTACAGTGAACTCGGTTGACAATAATCACTTGTGATAAATTCAGGCGTCAAGCTAGCCTACAACTCTTATCATTTCGTTTGATACTCCAGTGGTAATGGATATCGATGAATGCTCTGGTGGTGAATCTgtggaggaggaagaagaggaggaagaggattCCACACGGTCAAATAGCAGCAGTAGTAGTAGCAGTAGCAGCACAGTTGACACCAGAGATGACAGTGGAGATGAACAATGTACCAGCGCCTCTGATAGTCAGGCCTCAGCTGATGACAATGAAAACTCCGAAGACGCTGTAGTAAGCTGAAGCTTTTTTACCTcatttgacaaattttaagCACGTGACTAAGTTAGTTTTAGCCAACCTGTATAAAGGATGTCTTACGCTTGGATATATGTATTATGAATATTATGAAGTGTTActgtgatgaaaataacatTCCATATAAATTACGTAGCGATGGGAGACGTGTGTCGCTATGGGGAGGCGAGTTAAATTGCCACAAGGACTCTGCGAGCATCTGACTATCTTCCAAGAATTATTTGACTATTCGAGAATTTGGAATGACAGTTTGAGTGAAAGCGACAAGGAATGCTTGTTGCGGTTTCTACCAACGTTTCCTGAAGATTGTGATCAGGAGCTTGAGTGTGAAAAAACCTTGCGTATGCTTTTCAATAGAGAAAATTCAAGGTAACTTAAAGTTCATTGTATTATAGacatttgaattgaaaaaaaataatgccttttattataaatactaatattttgtttacttCAGATATGGCGTTGCAGCCTTGGATGCATTCCACAATCATGTATCTGCGGGGCATTACCGCCCTGATATAAGAAGAATGCGTAAATTAGTGCGAAAAGCACAACAGAGGCGATTGCTTTACGAGGAAAGAAAACGTTCCTATGAGCTGGCTGGGCAGTTGCTTAAATCCAGAGAAGCTTTATTGGCCAGTGCTTATAAGCAAGGCTTCAGTCAGCCAACAAATCGGATATCAAAGTTTCACTGGAATAAGCCTAGACCTGCTATGGGTAAAGAATATTTGCTTCGTATTGATAATAGATTTAAAAGTTTAAgagagtgaataaaaattttttcgctcGTTAATTACACCAAAGATGGTCCTATGCTTGATAATGTAAATTAAAGTGATGAGTTATCTTTCAGTTGAAGAACGCACGAGACAGCGGTACTTGGAAGAATTGAGTGCTCTCAGAGCAGAACTTGGAGTGAATATGCGAGCTATTGTCGAAAGTTCTTCAGAGGATGAGGAGCGCTATTCACAACAGCTACATactaagaaaaagaaaaaacgtttaGCAATGGCTTTTCAAGCTATACCTATTAAATCACTTCAATTGAATCCTGATGAGGACACTGTACGACCTGTGTCATCTACTTTTCACCAATCAAAGTTCGGACTCTCTTTGGACAATCAAGGCTTGTCCTTACTTGGCTATGAACAATCAGATGATGCATATCGGGCCATGCTAGCTGCCCACAAAAAACGACGTGCTAGACGAGATGTGCGTTCAAGCAATGAAGTTTCCTTATAGACTTGTCATTATTCGTTATAACCGTGATTATTGAATGCCCTAGAACAAGGGAACGTAGGTTTCATActtgtatatctatatatatatatatatatatgtatgcgcaTTTCAGAACCATCCAGAGTTGAATACTCAGGGGATTTCCTTGGCCGAATTGTCACGACGTGCCCAAATTGGGCAGAAACATAAACTATCATTAAACAGTGCTATTCGTCCTGTGGTTGTTAAAAAACGTATAAAACTTGAACAACCGCCTTCTGGTCCTCCTTTGACCTCAAAATCTGTTCATGTCAGTTCTGTAAAACCTGAAAGTGACAACAGTGATTATTCTCACACAATCGATAATGATCATCGCCAAATTATATCTGCAGTAGACTCAAGCGGTCCTTTGAGTGCCGTTAAGATGGAGCCTATAGACACATACGAACCACAATTAtcagggaaaaagaaaatattttcgaattcgtaagtaatcatataaaaaaagtaaattaatgTTTGATTACAATGTAAAATACTGCCCACGTCGTATATGAAACCATCATGTAATATTCTACTGTACTTGTAATGAATATTTACTTTCATATCGGCAAATGTTAAGTCATGTTCATTTGCTAAAccatcaaaaatcaattttctctcATATTTCAATTGACATCAAAAAGAGTTGCATTTCATCATCTGATTCCGTTTCAGGAGTCCGGGATTATCAAATTCAAGTGGAGGAATATTACCATCGACCCCTGTTGTCAAGACAGAGATCGAAGATTTCGAATATGATTCAGAGATCAAAACTGAGGTCAACAATAAGGCTTGTGATGaggtatcaaaaaaaaatcctattttGTGGATGTCAGATACTTTTGAACTTtatcaacatattttttatgtaatagAGAGAAACTGAAGATGATGACGAGGAGGACAAAAAACAGTTGGATTTAGAGAGCATCGACATGATGCAAATACCGATTCAGTTGGATAATGGCATTGATCTTCTGGATGATGTGAAGTCAGTATAAAATCACAGTGATTAAATATTGTTTGCTTCCATGAGGTAGTACGggattaattgattaatttactAGGTGTGGTAGCGATGTAACTCAAGAAGGAGAAGGGAGAGAGGGTGATCTGATGCAAGAAACTCACTCATGCTTCTTTTCTCTCCTGAGAGATGCGTTTGTTTCAAAGGGAGAATATCGAATGAGTACTGCAGAGATGAGAGATGCAATAACGCAATGGCAGGGTAACCCTATTTCTCCGCTCAACGACTGGTCAGTAATGAATCAATCAAAGTACATTAAGggactaaaaatttcatattaaattttatttataatacagagtgctaaattttttttcggtaacTATCAAACTGTGGATGTACAACTTTCACTTGTCTTAAAATATGGTTCTCATCTATCGAGTTTTCATACAGGTATTCATTAGCACCTTCTTGGCCTTCCCTCGTGCCTCTTGCTCTCGGATTTCTTGCCGGAGAGTTAGTCTACTCTTTACAAGAAACAGATCATCAAACAGAACAAGAACTGGTACCTTATTTAGAAAACAAGGGAAGAGGCGTATACGCGTGGATAGGAGCTGGTAGAGATTCAGACTCTCGGCTTGCAACCTACTGTGGACGTTTCCTAACTCATAGGTACacattaattattcaaaataagaACACAATAAATTTACTCTATCTATTACGTACATCATGTTCATAGAAAGGTGAACTTGAGACATCACTTTtacagaaaattaatttgaagaTCATTTTTACCCAACTAAATAGTATTTGCATTGATCAACGTTTTTTCAGAGACTCTTTAGGACCTCCAGTGCATTCTGTAAACAGCGCTAACATCGTCGctaaacaacaacaacagcaacagcaacagcagtcTGCTAATAGCAGTAGTAACACCTGCAGGGGTGCGAGTCCTGCTGTAGAAATTACAGCAGGTGGGGATGGATTAATGGGTACAATGGGTGAGTGGGAGCCACCAAGAGCTCTATGGCCAACAGAGTGGAAGGTCCGTGCTTCTACGGTTGAGGAACGGGAAGAGTTCAGAAGACAAGAACAATTGCGCTATGCAACTCCACACAAGGCATTCACATATAGGATGCATGGTTATGCCTCTGTTGTTGGCCCAGTAAAGGGAATTTATCAACATAATGTCGGTACGAGATATAACGAGTTGACAGTCAATAGAAATtgacttttgaatttcattttacaagAATGTAATCCCAACATGTACCATTTTAGCTTCTGGACTGAACAAACCTCGGGGGCACTCACTATTGGTAGCAGATAGACCAAATTTTGTGACGATCCTTGCACTAGTCAGAGATGCAACAGCTAGACTGCCCAACGGTGAAGGAACTCGTGCTGACATCTGCCAGTTGCTTAAAGATTCGCAATATATTAGAGATCAGGGTGATAATGGTGATGGCAGCCACGATAAAGAGGGTTATTTACATTCCGTTGTGTCAGGAGCTCTAGACAGGCTTCATTATGAGGCAGATCCCTGTGTTAGATATTACCCCAGACGTAAGGAGTGGCTTTATCTACACCGAGCAAGATCTGAATCTGAATTTGGTTTGTACCCATACAATATTTGTTGCTTATTTCTGCcgtaaataaattcttttatcCACATTGACAACTTTTTCAAGCTTCAATTTGTgacttcaaattttaattttgacagAGGATATAATCCTTTTTCATGCTGCATCAATAGCTGATAGTAGCATGGAAAACCTCCTGGATAATAGTTAAATTTTAATCTTTGCAAACAGAAATGTACCATCAACAATTGCAAGGTGTggcgaagaataaaaaaaatattggtgGAGCATCTCGTAATAAGTCCGCCAATCCAATCACTAAACCTGTTAATGGAAATAAGGAACTGCCTACAAGTAAGGAAACAACTccgaaaagagaaaaaaagacattGGTCCCACAGCCCAGTATTGCCAGGTAAATATTGGAAAACATTTTAAATCCCATCTACAGTTATGTcttgttgaaaattgtgaaaataactgctgtaattttttttttaacgttacaATTTCAcctgtttttgacattttctaatttcatatTAACATTACAGAAAAGAGAATCGTAAAGCTGAGGAATTGATCATTGAATCGAGTGACCAGCCTGTACCTGTAATTGCTACTGCTGTACCTTCTTCATTGAGTACAACTACTGCGCCAGCCGTTGTATCTTCAACCATAAATACCTCAGACCCTCcaatagaaagagaaaaattagttACTGTCGAAGTAAAACCGCAACTTAATGTACAACAGCAGATCAAAAAAGTTGTTACAGGGAAATCCATTAATGTGCCTAAAAGTCATACAACAAATGCTTCTCAGAGTTTGTTGCAGTCAAATCAACACTTCCCACATCACCAAATTCAAGTATCTACCTCAGCTGGTCTACAAACAATTCGTCTTTCTGGGCATTCCGTTCTTCATTCTCAAACCTCTACTAATTCACCTGCGTTGACCAGTACGAACACCACAACAACTTCGAATATAACAACCATATTATCAGGTACAAAAATCGCTCAACAGTTGCAGCAACAGACATCCATTTCGAATCAAACAGGAAAAAGTATTTTGCAAGCTGTTAAACAACAGCAGCAATTACAActgcaacaacaacaacaacagcagcaaacGCAACAGCAACAACCGATCgtacaacagcagcaacaagtAGCACAACCACAGCAGCAACAActgcaacaacagcaacagcaacaacagcaacatGTTTTACCAGGAAAAACTTTACTTGCTTCACAGATAAAACTGGTTAGTTCTGGTCAAATCAAATCACTCCTGACAAGCCATGGGTTACAGGGACagacaatatttattaaacaATCCGCATctccaacaacaacaactcaACAGCAGTTGCAACAGCAACAATTGAAGGTAAATAATCGCTGATATTAGCTGAAAGTACAAAGGAAGAAAATGTGGTCATAGTTTTTAGTAAACTGCACTGTCAGATCAATGGCAAAGATGCGAGTTGTTGAGGATCGTATAactaaaatcaaatatttgtatGGCTCTATACTTAATTATAATCTCATTATTGAGATGAAATTCCactcaataaattatttggtTTTTATCCTTGTGATTATTATATGATttcagcaacagcaacaacttCAGCAGCGCCTTGTTAATAgtcaacagcaacaacaacagtcTTCTGGTATGCAGCGTATAATTGCCCAAATTGGTGGTAAACCAATTGCTGTGCAAATACAACAATCTCCACatcagcaacaacaacagcaaaaGATATTAGCCAAGGTTCTAACTAGCGCGGGTGGTGGTCAATTAATCTCTGTCGAAAGTTTATTAGCTCAAAAAGGATTAAAGCTCGCTACAGCGACAACTCACACAAGCCCTTTAAGTCAAGTTAACAAACAAGGAAAACAAATGATACAAGCACAATATCAGGTTAGTACCACTGTAAATTGAGTATCATTTGATTGTTAGTAGAAGTCAAACATATTGTGGTCTCTTACGAGGTCATAATCACCATATCTGATTTTGCTCTAGAATTAAATTAccgtatgaaaaaattcaacgcagatgtaattatttttaggTTGTGTCGCAGGCTGCAACAGCAGCCCAATCAAAAGTGACTGTTAGCTcacagcaacaacagcagcagcaacctCAAACAGTACGAATGGTGGCTGCTCAACTTGCTGGGAAACCAATAATGTTGGCCAGTAGTAGTAAAGGCGTCAGTGTTGCAGGTGGAACAACCGGTGTGGTGTTAAgcaaacaacaacaacaacagcaacaacctATTATTTTGCCGAGCCAATTGCTTAACATAAAAACGCTGCATGGTTTGAAGGTCATACCAGCACCTGCTGGTTTAAAGACTGGAGCGGTTTATGCGCGCGTTATTGCCCCTTCTGTACAAACTACCACTGCGAATCAACAACCACAACAGCAGTCACAGctacagcagcaacaacagcaacaacagcaacaatcGTTACCAGCAACGCGAAATCCATATGTCACGCCCCGTCAAGAATAggcttgatttttatttattgtcttTACGTTATTAGTAAGTATagtagaaaataataacaaatgatGTTGAAGGTAATTGCCGAAACGGGAATGTTATAGATTATATAACTAATTTACGATCCCAGATTGCAAATAGGTATATGCGTACGTGTATGTACGTTTCTGTCATTACCTACACTTATACCAATTCTATTCAACAATTAGGTCGGCTGAACTGTTGTCCAGAATTCAATAATTGAAACGATTAACAATCAGATCgatgattttaatatttgtacGTAAATTAAACTTATTTAAAAAGTATTGTGGTACCTACGGTTTTGACTTGTGAGTATTTGAAAGTTTAATAATTCCTATGATTTCATAGGTGAAAACTTAAACTGTGTACATATCGTATAAAATCTCCTCATTGAAACGATTCACTTGAAAATAAACTACTTCCCTTAGAATGAAATCGGATAAATTTGTTACTTTCATAGcttgttgcaaaaaaatctgGCATTATAGATCTGTGGGCTAAATGGATAAACAGcttcattttcaattgtttttacaGTAGCAAAACTTGTTTGAAGCAAACTACTGAGTTGAGAACAGCCTTGCTAATATTATTATGGTCAATGAGATCATAGATTatgttgattaaaattttgcattatACTTTGGCAAAAAAGCGTGAAAAAACAACCACTCCTTGTCATTTTGAAAGTTGCAATGAGACTGCAAGTCAGTTTCTTTAATGCCCAAATGATTACTTCTGATCTTTTTccaattaaattatttcaaattcaggTCTCTAGAAGTTGTTTAACTGTATTTCCAGAAAAAAGGTGCAAACTTTTTGTAATGATTACATCGATCAGACTATTTGTACACAAACAAAAATGTGTGTTGCTGGTATCAACTtcagaaataaaatgatcatTTCGCGAATTAGGGGAAATGTCAGACGAAGATCAGTAAGAACATCTtggtgttgaaattttttattgatttaacGTATGTTTTTTGGAGACAGTTGTTTAGTGGTGGGCAGCAGCCTTCCTCATCTGGA is a window of Neodiprion fabricii isolate iyNeoFabr1 chromosome 6, iyNeoFabr1.1, whole genome shotgun sequence DNA encoding:
- the LOC124184899 gene encoding nuclear factor related to kappa-B-binding protein-like; its protein translation is MDIDECSGGESVEEEEEEEEDSTRSNSSSSSSSSSTVDTRDDSGDEQCTSASDSQASADDNENSEDAVRWETCVAMGRRVKLPQGLCEHLTIFQELFDYSRIWNDSLSESDKECLLRFLPTFPEDCDQELECEKTLRMLFNRENSRYGVAALDAFHNHVSAGHYRPDIRRMRKLVRKAQQRRLLYEERKRSYELAGQLLKSREALLASAYKQGFSQPTNRISKFHWNKPRPAMVEERTRQRYLEELSALRAELGVNMRAIVESSSEDEERYSQQLHTKKKKKRLAMAFQAIPIKSLQLNPDEDTVRPVSSTFHQSKFGLSLDNQGLSLLGYEQSDDAYRAMLAAHKKRRARRDNHPELNTQGISLAELSRRAQIGQKHKLSLNSAIRPVVVKKRIKLEQPPSGPPLTSKSVHVSSVKPESDNSDYSHTIDNDHRQIISAVDSSGPLSAVKMEPIDTYEPQLSGKKKIFSNSSPGLSNSSGGILPSTPVVKTEIEDFEYDSEIKTEVNNKACDERETEDDDEEDKKQLDLESIDMMQIPIQLDNGIDLLDDVKCGSDVTQEGEGREGDLMQETHSCFFSLLRDAFVSKGEYRMSTAEMRDAITQWQGNPISPLNDWYSLAPSWPSLVPLALGFLAGELVYSLQETDHQTEQELVPYLENKGRGVYAWIGAGRDSDSRLATYCGRFLTHRDSLGPPVHSVNSANIVAKQQQQQQQQQSANSSSNTCRGASPAVEITAGGDGLMGTMGEWEPPRALWPTEWKVRASTVEEREEFRRQEQLRYATPHKAFTYRMHGYASVVGPVKGIYQHNVASGLNKPRGHSLLVADRPNFVTILALVRDATARLPNGEGTRADICQLLKDSQYIRDQGDNGDGSHDKEGYLHSVVSGALDRLHYEADPCVRYYPRRKEWLYLHRARSESEFEMYHQQLQGVAKNKKNIGGASRNKSANPITKPVNGNKELPTSKETTPKREKKTLVPQPSIARKENRKAEELIIESSDQPVPVIATAVPSSLSTTTAPAVVSSTINTSDPPIEREKLVTVEVKPQLNVQQQIKKVVTGKSINVPKSHTTNASQSLLQSNQHFPHHQIQVSTSAGLQTIRLSGHSVLHSQTSTNSPALTSTNTTTTSNITTILSGTKIAQQLQQQTSISNQTGKSILQAVKQQQQLQLQQQQQQQQTQQQQPIVQQQQQVAQPQQQQLQQQQQQQQQHVLPGKTLLASQIKLVSSGQIKSLLTSHGLQGQTIFIKQSASPTTTTQQQLQQQQLKQQQQLQQRLVNSQQQQQQSSGMQRIIAQIGGKPIAVQIQQSPHQQQQQQKILAKVLTSAGGGQLISVESLLAQKGLKLATATTHTSPLSQVNKQGKQMIQAQYQVVSQAATAAQSKVTVSSQQQQQQQPQTVRMVAAQLAGKPIMLASSSKGVSVAGGTTGVVLSKQQQQQQQPIILPSQLLNIKTLHGLKVIPAPAGLKTGAVYARVIAPSVQTTTANQQPQQQSQLQQQQQQQQQQSLPATRNPYVTPRQE